The Helianthus annuus cultivar XRQ/B chromosome 16, HanXRQr2.0-SUNRISE, whole genome shotgun sequence genome includes a window with the following:
- the LOC110919419 gene encoding uncharacterized protein LOC110919419 has translation MVYGEQRNYDMNSNTYHPGLRNHPNFRYSNTNQLNPHFQVPNQGSQPYQNRQSNYNQNYPQGNYNKGNQRSYQQQQEQGKANTSNEEVSNREIMEMLKQMKKDQEVQAKSHQALEKQVAQLATEMVGTPPQLVEGVVEEVDEENESDAETGPISPKKNKKENLENNRVIDTEPGDKKEKGMEGNTVPFPKALINPETKVVNKRGPQQDEMWEVFKQVKINLPLLDAIKQVPAYAKYLKELCTQKRHNKFLKKIALTKKVSAVLSGDLPPKLRDPGAPLIPIQVGEFKISRALLDLGASVSILPGSLYDQYDFGPLKQADTTVVLADLTLKLPRGILRDVIVKVDEFYYPVDFLVLDYVQIENTKQPNVILGRPFLATANALIDCRNGTVDITFGNRKVRLNAFARASDSLVNDECFMADIIDGCYPHESGECTIETCFVCDRDLAEIEVELEYAEEELEVMAARELKPTWTHQVENLPDHIDTQLKPSLESPPQVELKTLPKHLKYAFVGDNNTLPVIIASNLSPEQEKALMEVLIANRAAIGWTIADLKGISPSIVMHKIITEEGAKPARDAQRRLNPNMREIV, from the exons ATGGTTTATGGAGAGCAAAGGAATTATGATATGAATTCAAACACATATCATCCAGGTTTGCGTAATCATCCAAACTTTCGGTACAGTAATACTAATCAATTGAATCCTCATTTTCAGGTACCGAATCAAGGAAGCCAGCCGTATCAGAACCGTCAATCGAATTATAATCAGAATTACCCTCAAGGAAATTACAACAAGGGCAACCAAAGAAGTTATCAGCAACAACAGGAGCAGGGCAAGGCAAATACTTCAAACGAGGAAGTTTCCAATCGGGAGATTATGGAAATGTTGAAGCAAATGAAAAAAGACCAAGAAGTGCAAGCTAAATCTCATCAAGCATTGGAAAAGCAAGTCGCCCAACTGGCGACCGAGATG GTTGGGACTCCTCCACAGTTGGTTGAAGGTGTTGTGGAGGAGGTTGATGAGGAAAACGAGTCCGATGCGGAGACGGGACCTATTAGccctaaaaagaataaaaaagaaaatcttgaaaataataGGGTGATAGATACTGAACCGGGTGACAAAAAGGAGAAGGGTATGGAGGGTAATACCGTACCATTTCCTAAGGCTTTAATTAATCCCGAAACAAAAGTTGTTAATAAACGGGGCCCACAACAGGATGAGATGTGGGAAGTTTTTAAACAGGTGAAAATTAATCTTCCGTTACTAGACGCAATCAAGCAGGTTCCGGCATATGCAAAATATTTGAAAGAGCTTTGCACCCAAAAACGGCATaacaaatttctgaaaaagaTAGCTTTAACCAAAAAAGTTAGTGCCGTTTTGTCGGGTGATCTTCCACCAAAGCTCCGAGATCCAGGTGCTCCTCTAATCCCCATTCAAGTGGGTGAATTtaagataagtcgagccttgctgGATTTGGGAGCAAGTGTTAGCATCTTACCGGGAAGTTTATATGATCAATACGACTTCGGACCATTGAAACAAGCcgacaccaccgtggtgttggcCGACTTGACGTTAAAACTACCCCGGGGGATCTTGCGTGATGTCATTGTCAAAGTTGacgagttttattacccggttgactttttGGTTTTAGACTATGTGCAAATTGAAAACACTAAACAACCTAATGTCATACTTGGTAGACCATTTTTAGCAACCGCTAATGCACTAATCGATTGTAGAAATGGTACGGTTGACATCACGTTTGGAAATCGCAAGGTCCGATTAAATGCTTTTGCCCGTGCATCTGATTCTCTAGTCAATGATGAATGCTTCATGGCGGACATTATTGACGGGTGTTATCCTCACGAAAGTGGGGAATGCACTATAGAGACGTGTTTTGTTTGTGACAGGGATTTGGCAGAAATAGAGGTGGAATTGGAATATGCGGAAGAAGAGTTGGAGGTGATGGCTGCTAGGGAATTGAAGCCGACTTGGACACATCAAGTCGAGAATTTACCGGATCATATTGACACTCAGTTGAAGCCATCACTTGAATCACCTCCACAAGTCGAGTTAAAGACATTGCCAAAGCATTTGAAGTATGCTTTCGTTGGCGACAACAACACCCTACCGGTAATTATTGCGTCCAATTTATCACCTGAACAAGAAAAAGCTTTGATGGAAGTGTTAATAGCCAACCGGGCTGCAATTGGGTGGACAATCGCTGATCTCAAGGggattagtccatccattgttaTGCATAAGATCATCACTGAAGAGGGAGCAAAACCGGCTCGAGATGCTCAACGAAGACTGAACCCGAACATGCGGGAAATTGTGTAA